The genomic stretch GTGGAAATATTTGGTATATCATATTACCACAATAAACATTAACATATGCAAATGAAGTAAATTTTTACTCCAAGAGCCATAACAACCCTAGGTGGCAGAGGCAGGATGAGCATGGGCAGTGAGACCATGTACTAAGCAGCCTCCtaactactgtgtcctcaaaacATGCACTGTCTACTAAACatactgtttacagtttagtgcatgtttttttagtaTGAGGAAAAAAATTTCCAACAGTACTGCAGAAGCATTGTAAGCCTTTCTCGCCCTCTTCCTAAAAATGGTGGTATGGTATGGTTTACTTCCTTAAAAGTGTGCTGCTGCATACACTCAGCAAAACCCCAGAAAGAAGTATATCATCCAGGGgttttaagtacactacatttcaAGTCAATTTCACCCACTTAACAACTTTTGCATGAAGTGTACTCAACTTATATACTCAATTAGTAGACAAGTAAGCTGTTTCGGACATGGCCCGGGAATCAGGGACTcggtcacaccccccccccccccccccccccctccattcccAAGGACCTGAATAAATCAAAAatgtgatagagagagacagacaatgTTGGGAAAGAATTAAACAAACTTACGTATAACAGCCTAACTCCATAAAATATGGTCACTACAGTTAATTTATCAAAGCATATTTTTGATAATCTCATATTTATTACCACATTTTACAACTCAGAGGTTTATCTTGGCCTCTGTGCAAATGATAAGTGTGTTCATTGAAATCCACAGTTAGCATGATTACTGGGGGTTACCATAGGTGTGTTTTTGTAAACCTAGCATTCCCATGAATAATGATTGGGGTCTTGGTGTTATCTTGATTTATCAGTGGGGAGAAACTCCAGCACAAGTCCGGAAGATAGACCAAaggaaggaagagggaaaaTAACTCATTCTTTCCAGTGCCTAAGATCCcattgtgtgtctgagtgaatgAGTGGCGGACATTGTGTACAGGCACTGGGGAGggggatgtttgtgtgtgaatgtgtgtgggagggggtggcAGGGAGGAGGGACCCTAACCGAAAGGGGCAGTTGGATGCCCATTCCTGTGAGACTCCGTCACAATGACATGGATTGTGTTGGGGGGATACTCCGACAACAAGGCCAGACTTTGGGGTGTAGCAGTTTCCATAGCAATTCCTGATGGTAccataattaagcaattaatcATCATGAGAACTTCAGGCTTGGGGTTCCTGTGTTGGGAAAGGCACTCACCACAgcccagacctgggtcaaatacgtatttgttttggattcaaatacttttctacacttcactgatcttgtctggtgtattggaaccaatgaaatactctcaaaaagtacaaatcccaccttctggtcatattggctggctcaattacaccaggcaagatcaacagagcacagaaaagtatttgaatccaaaacaaatacgtatttgacccaggtctgccacAGTCACAGGCTGGTCCTATAGCCCAGGTATCACAGGTTAAAGCCTGGACACTATCATACATTGGGTTTATCCCATCAAGCTTAGGGGAGATTCCAGTTTTCTAGAGTTATGGTTACATTAGCATTGTAAACGGTAAGCACCAGATattacacaaaattaaatacaacagCCAAATGGAAGAAGCTGTCCTATTTTATGATTCACAATgttaataaacataattttattgaaataaagacAAGAAATAAGCCCTAAAGGATCAAATCGCAAATTACTCTTTTTGCCCCACCTCCCTTTTTCAACAATTTTCTGAATAATGGCCAACGTCATATTTTGTGATGTGATTGAGTGAGGAGGTGAGATACTGTCAAATAGCTAGCCCCTTCTCCATTAAAGAATTAGCCTATATCGCAACAGCTTGATGCGCAAAAGTTATTGAGATAAtgctaattaaaaacaagttaaatCAACATATGATGCTAGACTAATCCGCTGGCTAGAGATGGATTAGAGTAGATCCTAAGGTAGGAGCTAATTAGCTAGTGCCATCCATCTGCCATCAATGACAGAGCTAGCACTTATAGCATGCAGCCTGTATTGTCTAATATCCTCTAATATCTGCACAGGGACGCAGAAAATTGGTATTAGTCTTCTCGTATGAATCTGGGCAAGATAGAAAAGCTAATTTCCAAAAAAGTGCTGTGGTTGTTGGCTTTGAGAAGAATCCTTTAACTCCGATCACCTCTGGCTCAAACCTGAATGGCTGTATTTGCGGTTGTCTTTCAAAATCAGCGATTATGTTATCAATCAAGTCATCTAAGTGACtgataatgtgtttttgtccaTTTCTGCCATCTTTTCAACCTAAAGTTAAAATAAGCAGAACTGTTTGTCTTCCACCTATTGAGTCACACATCACAGAAGTCATTTTCTGGCATGACTTCAGGTGTTTCAGTCTGGACTGatcaatttgtcaaatttgtAGCCAAACAAAGAAGTTCAGctatatttaatgaaaaacctctAGACTAAATTGGTCTAATATTATTGGGGGTGACGTTATATAGTGCTTACTCTTTAAATGACAAGTCAGACACCCACAGGTTAGAATTTCTTATCCGAGAGACATTCATTGTCAGTATGAGCCCTCCTGCAGGAAAGTGTTGCCAGTAAGGTATAAAATTGCCTGTAAGTGAATGCATCATAGGTGTGTACCTGATTAAGCTACAGTACTACTGGCAAGCAAGTGCAGGTGGCATAGCAGAAAGTGACACAAACTAACCTTCACATAACACAGTGTACATTTGCAGCCATTAAATCTGGCCAGGGCTGTACTTATGATTCACACATAGATTAATTCATTCAGAGCCTGAATGGAGAAAAAGCTACAATCTGATCATCATAACACCAATATCATTACTATTACACCATCCACTAATGACCAGTGGCAGATTACCCTGTATTGTGAACAATTTTCACACAGTTAAATTTATACAATTAGAACTGCATAGTTAGTTACTGTTCTTACTTACATATGTGTGACTAGGCATAACACAGCAATAATTGGAATTTTATTGGAATTTAATGACAAACATTGAGTATTTCTGTCCAGCTGAGAATTGCCTAGGTGCACACCCTCTAGCCAACTCTGCATGCCAGAGCAGATAGGTCCCTTTTCTCTGATTGACAGCTTGGTAGCTGATGAGAGCAGAGAACTCTGGGAAACGGAGCACTCACAAGGCTGGGAATGGCAGCCCTGGGGACTTCCTCACTCCATGCTGCGCTGCAGATATTCATAATGACTGTGTGAGAGACCTCTGGGGCCGTCCAATGCTGGCGGGGCTGGAGCCGGTGGGCCAGTGCGGTATGTGAAAGCCAGTGGAAGGTTGTGACCAGGCTGTGCACCAGTGAATTCAGTTATTTACAGTTTGCGTTTTCCCAGAGACGTTTCTTGTCTACTGGCTGCCCCCTTGGCTGTGTCCCTTGATCGGGGTGTATTAATAGCCATCTCTCCCAGTTACTGGACCCTGGCAAGCACCCAAAGACAATCATCTCCAGATGGATGCTTCAACAAACAGCTCGAACGCAAACAGGAGTCTTCCCATCTAGTTTAATGGACTCATTAAAATACCCAAAAGATTTCAGACAGCTGAATTACTGTTTTAGGATCAAAATTGATTCAGACAGCTgctaggtttttttaaattttttcaaaTACTTTGTTCAGTTAATTTGTTTAGCATACTAAAGCCTTTTGCAGCGGTGAGAAATTTAAACAATTTGAAATTATATGTAATTATTCattcctgccaaatacaaaatgtatttaaattaactCATGAAATGGATGAGCTGTAAACCTGATGCAGGCTAATAACATTTCTTTATTGGGAATCATGCTGAATACCAGACTGAAACGTAAACCCTTTTTTGTGCCCGTGGTCCGACTGTCAAACTGTTGGTAGTGCGGGTTATAGTTGTGGTTCCTACTTCTCTGTGCATGGTCAGTCCCTTCTCTCTAACAGAAGACAGGATGGGGCTAGGTATGCAGACTTCCTGGGGCAGCCAGCTGGGTGTGTGGAAATGACCTGAGTGGGGCTGGAAAATCAATAGCAGTGTATTAGTACCCCCACCCCTTTAAGGAAGCACGTCTGGAAGTTTGCTGACATTCCTGCGGGATCCTGTGGGCTCCTGTTTTCCTCCAATCAGGGCTGTGGTTCTGCGCTTGTTTATTTGCCCAAGGGCTTCCCAGCCCGGCCTGGAAGTGGAGGTTAAAGATTGTTGGACCTGtcttcacaaataaatgtttgacATGGAGACAATCGTGTTGTGTTGGACCGAGGAGCAGGCTGTGTCACCAGCttgggaggaggaagagcgaACGTCGCTGCCATTGGCACCAACGCGTTTCGCACATAATGGACCATTTTCCCTCAGGGGCTGTGACCAGGACACTCAATGTCATTTTATCCATCTCACAACTACTAAATTCAATCAGATGCTGTAATGCAGGCCGACCTTTCCTGCCCATAAGCCTTTGCTAATTTGCTTTTTGAAGGGTTCGGAGGGAAGTCTGAAATTAAGCATGTAGTAAAGGTTGGGTTGAGGGGTCTGGGGTAATGCTATCTGATGATGGCACAGAGGTGGGGTAGATTTCACGGCTGATTGGGGAGAGCCACTTTTCTCTCAGATGAATGAGAACAGCAGCTGTGAaaggagaggaaggggaagggtGAGGAGACAGCGCAGCTGTCTGTGAAAGAGGACTGTGAAATtacacagagcagagacagcAGGCAGAATGTCACACCGCTAAAGGCTAACAGGGAGAACAGTGGAACTGCAGTGTAAAAGGCTAACCTGATGCATAGATTCTCAAGCTTCTCAAGTTTCACACACAGCAGAATTTTCCTAAGTTTCAAGTGCAGAGCACCTCAAAGAAATAACCCACATTGCCAGTGTTCCCTGAGGAAAACATAAATTCCCTTTAAAGTTTTAAAGTCACTTTACTGAACTGCTGGTGTGCAGTTAGACCACCCTGATTGACAGAGTTTATTCCAGATGCCCTAATGAACAGTGTTCCACAGAACCATTCAGTTTTactgatactactactactactattattattgttataataattattattattattgttattattattattattattattattattattattattattattattattattattaataataattttttttatttttttattagttgatTCTAAGATTATTGTGGTTTATGATAGTAGCTATAGTACTACAAATATTACAATACTATTGTTGAATAAGTTCATTAATATGTGCATTGCGCAGAGTAAGGATTTCATTGTTTGGAACTGAAAGGACACTCTCAGATCCAGCCTGAGGATGGGGTTTGCTAACAGAGGCATTGTATACGTTAAAAGGAGAAATGACATTTGAACTTTTGAAATATGAGTAAAACTCATCCCCCACACAAAACTGGTCGGGGTTTTGGTCCTACTGTCCTACTGTTGGGTTGAGCTGAGTAATGTCCTAGAAGGAGCATCTCGCGGTCACATCCGCTCTGTACAATGATGACCTGGGATGACCTAAGCAGACTACTCATCCTGAAATAGGATGAGCGCACAGAAGCCAGCATAAACACTAATCGCAATATCCTCCTGACGTGAACGGGACAGATGTGAAATACAGCAGAAGAACAATACAAGCGCTCCAGTTTTAGTATACACTGTTAAGCTGCGTGAAATATTACCTGTTGGTTTACCACTACAGTGTTGCCGTCATTGAGCTGTGTGAAATACAAATGCTTGGCTTTGACTGTTGATTGCTGTAATAGATAAGTGGTCACctgcattattatttaattatagtTCACCTAAATTATagtttgaaaaattgaaatctTTGATCTTAACATCTTTTCACTCATCTGCATTGTGGCCAAGTCTAATCTGCCCTGTTCTGCTCATGAATCCTTTTGTTATCCTGTTAGTTTCACCTAGTGTATTCAGAATAATTACCTTGGTATTTGTTTTAACAAAATGGTCAATAATACATAAACATGAGTACAATTGTATGCCAAATAAATCAGATCTTTGATGGAACTTAAGTCAGATGTCTCTCACCCCGAAGCCGGGTAGTTCTGTGTGAGATGATTGGTTCTGCTGATATGCCTCTGGGAATCTATGCAATGAGCTTTCATTGCCTTGCCTCTGGAAAGCGCTTTTTCATTTGCCAGGGCTGTGTGCTAGTCAGGCTGCAGGAGGACAGCACTGGCATGGTTCACATGCCCACAGTCACACATTTAGATCCTCTCTTACATGTTGAAGAGGCTCCATCAGAGGTGGCAAGACTGAAGGCATGGCTGGATTTAGATAGTTCTGGAATTCATGTTACCAACATCCCCAGGGAACACAAATCTCTAAGGCTCTGCACATCATGGTAAGATGATTCATGGACTCGTAATGAGATATCGGATACACTGTAGCACAAGCTCATCCACAGATGAAGTGAAAATGGAGGCTTAATGTTTCAGGAGGTGGAAAAGAGTACAGGGTGATAAAGAGCAGGCGCTGAAGAGTTTCCATGGATGGGATCTGAGCCAAAATATTACACACAGCTGTCGGAATGAAAAACCCTCTCTTATGTTCTATGAGGGTGAAGCCATCCCACATAGCATTCATAATAATGATGTAATAGCTGTtatgcagactttttttttttttgttgctgccaTGCAGCTTCTCTCTGTGGTATACTGTTTTGACCCCATaaagtatatgtatataaaatgtgttattacaatttacttttattaaaaagtaaaaaatattataatagaaaatatgaaattggcTAAAATAAGATTCCTTGCTTTTCATACGCTAACATACACTTGCTTTTTCATAAAGGCTAAGGAGGCAGAGGAAAACAAGGCAAAGCCAGCTTAGCAAATGAAGAGGAAATAAAGGCATCCTCTGTTGGCTACTGAACCATCTGATCTGGAGCAGAAAGAATGTGGGTCTTAGTCACACTGATATCTCTGTCACAGAAGCAGCACCATCTGAGGGTTTGGCTTTTAAATCCATGCCATGTAAGATAAACGGGGAAAGCACTGTGGTCTCTTTACTATGAGCACCAGTGGCCTTAAAAGGAATCCCAGTAGCAAACAAAACACGTGATACTAAATAAAGTTTAGGCTCTTGTTCACAAAATTAGTaattcatcacaaaaaaatttgGATTGTATTCACTTCCGAGATGCTCAATATAAATTTCCCATGATCATATCGGATCGGCTTCCTCTTTGGAAATGTTTAGCAAACTCTCCGTATAATGAAAACACAAGATGTTAAgcgcaggagaggaagagactgCAGGAACCCTCAGGAagccagtgtgtgtggttctcaATCAGTTGTGTTGTTAACTGTTTCATCACACATGTAAAGGGCACAGCCATGAATCATTCATATTGACACCCGCCTATCTTTTCAGTAACAATATGTGCAATTAGCCGTCACTCACAGCGGaccaaattcaaaatgaagtgTGGACTGAATTATCGGAATGTTCTTTTGGcatggaaaagaaaaagcaagctAGGACCCAGCATGCTGCAGTCATTCAGCGGACGTGCATGAGTGAGCTGAATGGAGACATAGCCAGCATTACGTAGCTTGCATGCTCTGACCCTGaatttgacctctgacctctctcactATGAAGACCTTGCTGCCCAAACCTTCAGCTCTGTGGCaattatgtcacattttacactGACACAGCCTGTCTGCATTTTGAAGAcagttttgtaatgttttaattgtgtctCAACATAACTCACTGGATGGCTGAAAGTCCTTTCAAAAATGTCTGCTAGCCAGTTACTATGATCTGCCATTTTATGACCATAGTTATGCTGGCATTCTACAGTAAATTATTCTTCTGTTACTCTCGAGCATGTACAAACTCCCATTAGAACTACATTCAAAAGGACTGTACTGGCaaactgttgtgtgtgtgtgcatgcgtgtgtgcgtgcatttgtgcgtATATATCCTATCTTGGCTTTAGAACACAGCCTTAAAATCTCCTCAAAACAGGTTAGCCCTGATGCTGTCTGAGGTTCAGCCATCTTAGAATAGATTAAAAACACGCAGCTTCTGGGGAGTTTAAATCGCAATCCACGTTCTTGATAATAAACTCATATTAATCTCATTGTattgtttaaattatgtttaattgtTGGTTATAGGTAGTTTAGCACCTGTAgttcatcttgttttttttactggaaacaaaattaattaaactaatCAAAGAGGACTTTTTTAAAGTTAGTATTTCGTACATCGTAGCTGAGTGGTCTGGAATGTGGCACTAGGTGGCAGTCTGGGCTACGGCACTTGGTACTGCTTGGCTTTAATGCTAGGTGACATTATGGCACTGGAGACTAAACCATGATATGGCGCTTTGGGCTACGAGAATATTAAGTTGTAGgctattatattttaatattcagcttCTGCAATCTTGCCATCACCCAACAAAACCAAGTCTAGCTCTTTGATAGTAAACAGAGATAAGACACTAAGTCATATATCCACCAGTCATTATTAAACCAGAAGTGGAAGAAGAGCAGACGTTctggtatcagtatcagtaATAATAAGGATAGGCTTTCATACAGAATCCAGAGGAAGTCAACCAATTGCAGAGTATCTTGGTAACATCACACAGTTACAACATCAACAGTGACTGCAAGATACTAGCTGCGTTCCATTTTGAATGCAGCTGCCTACTTGGGCAGCTTTAGGCATCCCTATTGTATTACTCCTGCATCAGTATAGGCTACAGACATGTCACTGGCAACATTGGTTTTTAGCACTGTcagtatttacatttatgaCTATGGATGTTGTGTCTAAAGAAACACGGCCAAATTACATGAACAATTCTTTGAAAACACGGGCAGCACTATTTTTTTCTAGTGCTTGCTTCATTTCTTTGAAACATTTGGATTTTAATAACACTACTGAAACAAAATTATCTTATATAAAGTAGTTCAAAGTGCCGATACATACATCAATATAGTACCACTCCACGTTCTCATCATGCTTACGGATTTACACCAATCAGAGTAGTTTATAATGTTGAACGTGCGGACTAAGACAAGAAAGTAGAAACTAGAGTAAAATAACTATCGATTTGTTTTTAGCGTTAGTCAAATGGACCAGTTTGAAACATCAAATTTAATCACTTTCACATAACAAACTAAACATTGTTTAAGCTAGGTAACATAAGCCCATTACAGTCAGGAACACGAGCTACTTCGCTTACTAGGCTATACAGGGCTATTATACCAGTCGTCGCACGTAAACGGCGTAGGTCGGCATCTGTCATCGCTTACTCCTGCCTGGCTGAACTGATCCCAGACACAAGTTCGTTAGTTACTAGCTAACGTCGTTAGCTACAAAAAGTATATAGCTAATGAGTGAAAACTGAAAGTGTGGTTTCAGTCAGAGCCCACTGTTTCTGGCTAGAGTTTTGTTTTGCTTACTAGCCAAATTCTTCAAAAATAACCTTAGATGAGAAAGTAAACTCGACTCTTCATTGTCGAACTTTTGAAAGCGTGGACCTACTTGCGTACCGTAAcgttggctaacgttagctgttcGAATGTAAACATCCTTCCACTGTGCGGATATTGCGCAAATGAGTTTAGGATTTAAAGAAGTTTGCTCGTTAGccgctgtgtttgttttgctagtTACTCTGCagaatgaatttaaaataagtaCTTGGAAGTATCGACGTACTTCACCCTCTAATTAAAATGTACGTTAAATATTAGTCAGCATTTGTCTAATAGTACACTGTTTGAGGGTTGCAGTTCAAATTAGCTGATTTAGTTCACGCACGGTGCATGGATTGTAATGTAGCCTAGCAAACGCACAGTTAATCGCAATGTTAAGTTTGCAATTGAACGCAATTTTTGTTAGTAATACAGAAACAGGAGTACAGCTTTGTATTGTACTAGCATATTATGAGCTATTTAATAGCAGGTAGTGTAGAATACTCTAAAGACAGTATATTTGCTTGCTAGACTAACTTACCTATACACATTCCGAAACAGTGGACCTGTCTACGCACGGACTCCAGGGCAGCCTTGCGGAATCTTTTCTACAAAGAGGCACCATGGGGCTTGTGTCCTTTCTGTTTTCTACCATTGGGAAATCGATAgacattttattcttcatgctgGATCTGCACTTCTGCATTGTAAATTCGCTGGTCCGTCTACTGGGGGTCCTAATTAGCTTTCTTAATAGCCTGCCCGCACTGCTGCTGAACTCTCTGGAGGAGTTATGGAACTTGGTGCTGTTTTGCGTGTTCACCGCGAGCGAGGGCATTACCACAGCGGCCCAAAGTGCGCTAGTCGGCTGGCACCAGCTCGTGGGCTGCACGTCAGAGAGCTTCAAGATGGTGGGTCACCTGTCCTCCTATATACTGGTTCGTGCTAAGGACCTGCTGCACCGCTGGGTGCTGTCAGGGCACTGCTTTCTGCTACAGCTTTGGGAGGCCTGGGGCATCACCCTTAGCCTGAGTCTGTACCTCCTCAACACCTTGGTGAACATGCTGCTGATTGGCATGCAGAGCTGCTACAGTGCAGTGGTTTGGGTTTGTGTAGCGGTGTGTGGCTCTCTGCAGAAAGCTGTGGAGCTGACCCTCGCCCTGTTCACCATCCTGTACAGCAGTGTGCTGAGCATTACTGTCCTGCTGTGGACACCCTGCCAGTTTGCCCTGGAGTTCCTTTGGTCTCTTGCGCATGTGTTCATCAGCGTCTTCCTCCTGAACGCCTACGGCCTGGCACTGAGCGTGGGCGTTGTCCTCGCAGCCACGCTTTACCTGAATGCCGACTTGCCGCGGCGCAGCGTCCGCCGCGTCCTCCGCTATGTTAGCGGCATACCTGCCCTGTGCCGCCTGCGCCGGGCCCTGTGCCGCCTGTACCCGCTGGCTCTGGAGCGCGCTCAGACTGTACTGGAAATGGGCGTGTGGCTGCAGAGAGGAGTGCGGGCTGCCGAGGGCCAAAACCGGGGGGCCAGCGATGGCACGAGGCCCCCAGCGCTGACCGTGCAGCAGGGACCATCTGCGGGCGGCGGCACAGCTGGAGGGAGGAGCCAGCAGGAGGAGGCGGCTCCAGAGCTGCCTGGCATTTCAGCGGGAGACTGCAGAGGTCAGCCTGTGGACAGCCTGCTGACCCTTCTCAAGGAGCAGGAGGACCTGAAGAAATGCGTCATCTGCCAGGACAGCAGAAagactgtgctgctgctgccctgCCGCCACCTCTGCCTGTGCCGCAACTGCGCCAACCTCCTCCTTTCCCTGCCTGTCTACCGGCACAACTGCCCCCTGTGTCGCCACATGATCCTCCGGACCATGGATGTCTACCTCTGAGGACCAGTCGGCTGGATGGGAGGAGCTACGCTGAGTCCAAGTCCACTGCAGCTCTGATACTGAGCACAGCTATGACGCTTTCACACTTTTGAATGTGACTGAATGTGCCTGCTTTTTCACAGGGCCAAAAGCTGAAACCAGTAGCAAACCTGAACCACAGGGCCTGTTCCCTATGTAACACTAGCCTGTATGTTTAGACTTCTGTTCACTTGTCATTTTGGTTTGTGTGATACTGTTGCATCTGGTGCCAAAATGTGTAAAGGTGGTGAATAGGTTCACACATTAGAACAGGACATTTCTGGCTAATCAACAAGCTAATCCACCCCCACAGTGTCTCATTATGCGCAGCGTGGAAACTTGATAAGCTTGTTCATTCAACATCTACGTTTTTGTTCTAATCAAATTTTTTTGGATAATCCATCAGTAGGCAATTCAAGAaaagtttctcttttttttgagaAGGGTATTTAATGTGTAGGCCAATGATTAGtacaagcttgtgtgtgtgtatgcgcgcctGTCCTGGATACCTGCTGGGATCCTGTTGGTTGTGTAACTACATTTAATTGAACTGATTGCAGTGACCACATAGCCAAAGAATGTATGTGTGCCAGGTATAGGGTTGCCATGTACGCCGATGAATCTTCCAGGTAAATCTGAGGCAATTAGTATAAGGCATTTTACCGTGCtgtttaaaattgaaatgagtacatatgcatatacatttaaGATTCCCTTTTGTGCCGATTCTGTTTTTCAGCAAAACATTGCTTAGTGTTGATGCTGGTTGAAATTCTAGCTGGTTTGGCTTTGTTCCCCTGCCTTTGATCAAATCAAATGCCAGGACAAGTATTGATCTGTTTTTGGAAAACACCATTAAGTTATTAGGGCATTGCAATCCCTATCTATTATGTGCCTTCTCCAAAATGGTATTGAGCCAGAGCTCTTTGAAGTCTAAAGTTGCATTTTTACAGTAGGAAATGGCTGTGTCGGGGCCAGTAATTTGATTGTGTCACAGTTATGGGCTGAGAATTCTGCTTAAGTGGATAAGAATGCAAATGGTGTCTCTGGATTCTGATAAAGCCTTTTTTTGGCCCCAGTTCTATAGCTGAATGTTCTGGGAAacacaaatcatttatttgCATGCATCAGGAGTGCTTCACACTCTTAGTTTGAGCCCCCAGCGTAAGATCTGCTCAGTCACATTGTCTTTTGCCCTGACTGTAGCTTTAGCATGAGTTGCTAAtgtctttctgtgtctctgccATTGTCTTTATTATAGTGACTCAATCAGTGCTTCACCAGGTGTCAATTTTGCATGATGGAGATGAAGGAAAATGCTAATTGCATAAACTTGCTGCCGTCAGTTTTCAACCATGTCATCTGTTGGAAAAAGCATTACATCTCCACAAAATCAATCTCACAGTGGAGGCTTATCcagtcattttttaatgtaaacaaaagcaatatagaaaataatatttaaatgcaatatgtAAATGTACTCTTAAATAAG from Anguilla anguilla isolate fAngAng1 chromosome 12, fAngAng1.pri, whole genome shotgun sequence encodes the following:
- the rnf26 gene encoding E3 ubiquitin-protein ligase RNF26; the encoded protein is MGLVSFLFSTIGKSIDILFFMLDLHFCIVNSLVRLLGVLISFLNSLPALLLNSLEELWNLVLFCVFTASEGITTAAQSALVGWHQLVGCTSESFKMVGHLSSYILVRAKDLLHRWVLSGHCFLLQLWEAWGITLSLSLYLLNTLVNMLLIGMQSCYSAVVWVCVAVCGSLQKAVELTLALFTILYSSVLSITVLLWTPCQFALEFLWSLAHVFISVFLLNAYGLALSVGVVLAATLYLNADLPRRSVRRVLRYVSGIPALCRLRRALCRLYPLALERAQTVLEMGVWLQRGVRAAEGQNRGASDGTRPPALTVQQGPSAGGGTAGGRSQQEEAAPELPGISAGDCRGQPVDSLLTLLKEQEDLKKCVICQDSRKTVLLLPCRHLCLCRNCANLLLSLPVYRHNCPLCRHMILRTMDVYL